One window from the genome of Moorena sp. SIOASIH encodes:
- a CDS encoding PRC-barrel domain-containing protein produces MNTQSETAIKHSDVINRIVLNRQNTEEIGRVTELWLDPMAHKVLGLVCKSGLLGRKKRSFTWAEIEAIGSDSILVYLEKETAAKKPPSVESIVGHQLWTDGGNQAGTLVDYRFDPDTGKVVEYIFGSKGWRGVTDGTYRLPPVAIASVGGKRVMAIEAMVQNAEYYTGGLNHKISQAAESLKDDYAKTKEDMAALMEGAQGLATQVQENAKTVAENTQNKFSEVAGQVQQTTKQVTDNAQQKLSDVTTQVQETTKKVAENSQNKFSEVAGQVQQTTKQVTDNAQQKLSDVAGQVQETTKKVAENSQNKFSEVAGQAQQTTKQLTGNAQQKLSEVAGQAQQTTKQLTGNAQQKLSDVADQVQPTNKKVAGNGQEKFSEIATQVQQTAKQLTGNAQQKLSDVTTQVQETTKKVAENTQEKLSEVAGQAQQTTKQLTGNAQQKLSDVAGQVQPTNKKVAGNAQEKFSEIATQVQQTAKQLTGNAQDKLSDVTAQVQETTKKVAENTQEKLSEVAGQAQQTTKQLTDQAKEKLVQVKTKLPSADSATTTEAAQKDKTLKPSSEPESAKTALKH; encoded by the coding sequence ATGAACACACAATCAGAAACTGCCATTAAGCACAGTGATGTAATCAACCGGATAGTACTGAATCGCCAAAACACCGAAGAAATTGGTCGGGTAACTGAGCTGTGGCTCGACCCAATGGCTCATAAAGTTTTGGGTTTGGTTTGCAAGTCAGGACTGCTCGGTCGCAAAAAACGGTCATTTACTTGGGCAGAAATTGAGGCGATTGGCTCCGACAGCATTCTAGTTTACCTTGAGAAGGAAACCGCAGCCAAAAAACCCCCATCAGTGGAATCGATTGTGGGACATCAGTTGTGGACGGACGGAGGAAATCAGGCAGGTACTTTGGTGGACTATCGATTCGACCCCGACACCGGGAAAGTAGTTGAGTATATCTTTGGCTCCAAGGGTTGGCGTGGTGTCACTGATGGCACCTACCGACTTCCCCCTGTCGCGATCGCCAGTGTGGGGGGTAAACGAGTGATGGCCATAGAGGCGATGGTGCAAAACGCTGAGTACTATACTGGTGGCCTCAACCACAAAATTTCTCAGGCGGCTGAATCCTTGAAAGATGACTACGCCAAAACTAAGGAAGATATGGCGGCGCTGATGGAAGGGGCTCAGGGGTTAGCGACTCAAGTGCAAGAAAATGCTAAAACAGTAGCGGAGAATACCCAAAATAAGTTCTCTGAGGTTGCTGGTCAAGTGCAACAGACCACTAAACAGGTGACTGATAATGCTCAACAGAAGCTCTCTGATGTCACCACTCAAGTGCAAGAAACTACTAAAAAAGTAGCGGAGAATAGCCAAAATAAGTTTTCTGAGGTTGCTGGTCAAGTGCAACAGACCACTAAACAGGTGACTGATAATGCTCAACAGAAGCTCTCTGATGTTGCTGGTCAAGTGCAAGAAACTACTAAAAAAGTAGCGGAGAATAGCCAAAATAAGTTTTCTGAGGTTGCTGGTCAAGCACAACAGACCACTAAACAGTTAACTGGTAATGCTCAACAGAAGCTCTCTGAGGTTGCTGGTCAAGCACAACAGACCACTAAACAGTTAACTGGTAATGCTCAACAGAAACTCTCTGATGTTGCTGATCAAGTACAACCGACCAATAAAAAAGTAGCGGGCAATGGCCAAGAGAAGTTTTCTGAGATTGCTACTCAAGTGCAACAGACTGCTAAACAGCTGACTGGTAATGCTCAACAGAAGCTTTCTGATGTCACCACTCAAGTGCAAGAAACTACTAAAAAAGTAGCGGAGAATACCCAAGAGAAACTCTCTGAGGTCGCTGGTCAAGCACAACAGACCACTAAACAGTTAACTGGTAATGCTCAACAGAAACTCTCTGATGTTGCTGGTCAAGTACAACCGACCAATAAAAAAGTAGCGGGCAATGCCCAAGAGAAGTTTTCTGAGATTGCTACTCAAGTGCAACAGACCGCTAAACAGCTAACTGGTAATGCTCAAGATAAGCTTTCTGATGTCACCGCTCAAGTGCAAGAAACTACTAAAAAAGTAGCGGAGAATACCCAAGAGAAACTCTCTGAGGTCGCTGGTCAAGCACAACAGACCACTAAACAGCTTACTGACCAGGCTAAGGAAAAACTAGTTCAAGTAAAGACAAAGTTGCCGAGTGCTGACTCCGCTACTACTACAGAAGCTGCTCAGAAAGACAAGACACTCAAACCTAGTTCTGAGCCAGAATCTGCCAAAACAGCTCTTAAGCACTAA
- a CDS encoding alpha/beta hydrolase — protein sequence MFRLAKGKPQTRLGWLLLNLGLLLTPVMISPPVEAAEKIYISYGPIEFSLPIAALEVYATVGKVEPSLAFYAGYVKPEEFKQLRQVLITPIDVTPVAIAQFLYSPQGEIILQRIGEVIQTKARQPGFYAIRAALIKAAFKPEGLTILNVLREFPTYGIRINSQRGFEIIDDLSKLIQQTQMAIAAVEQASDQEAAAQTERGLSDLSLDLRQPGSVSYGKQTITFDDHYRRREFPVDLYLPDSPREGLAPVIVISHGLGSERKTFEYLARHLASYGFAVAVPEHPGSNADQIQALLTGLAKEAAPPSEFINRPVDIKLLLDELESSFKGQLNLQQVGVLGQSFGGYTSLALAGAEINFEQLQKDCAPLNEDTLNISLLLQCRAFDLPPQDYQLSDQRIKGAIAINPIISTVLGKSQLSEIEVPLMVVAGSDDTIAPALPEQIQPFTWLTTLQKYLVLLRRGTHFSTLAPSPDDVPLPEAVVGPDPTIAQEYMKALSLAFFQTYIAGKSEYQAYLSPAYAQSLSQELMPLSLLTILEPLVRQKAGF from the coding sequence ATGTTCAGATTAGCAAAAGGTAAACCACAAACTAGACTAGGGTGGCTGCTGCTGAATCTAGGATTGTTGCTCACCCCAGTGATGATTTCTCCACCAGTTGAGGCAGCAGAGAAAATCTATATTTCCTATGGTCCAATCGAGTTTTCTCTACCGATCGCAGCTCTAGAAGTTTATGCGACAGTGGGCAAAGTTGAGCCATCCTTAGCCTTCTATGCGGGGTATGTAAAGCCGGAAGAATTCAAACAACTGCGGCAGGTCTTAATCACTCCCATTGATGTCACACCAGTAGCGATCGCTCAATTCCTCTACTCACCTCAAGGGGAAATAATTCTACAACGGATAGGTGAAGTCATACAAACCAAAGCTCGTCAACCCGGTTTCTATGCCATTCGAGCTGCTTTAATCAAAGCAGCTTTTAAGCCAGAAGGGTTGACGATTTTGAATGTGTTGCGGGAATTTCCGACTTACGGCATTCGGATTAACTCACAACGGGGTTTTGAAATTATTGATGACTTATCCAAGCTGATTCAGCAAACCCAGATGGCCATTGCAGCAGTGGAACAGGCATCGGATCAGGAAGCGGCAGCCCAGACAGAGCGAGGTTTATCCGATTTATCCCTAGACTTACGGCAACCAGGTTCAGTAAGCTATGGCAAGCAAACCATTACCTTCGATGACCATTACCGTCGGCGAGAGTTTCCCGTTGACTTGTATTTGCCAGATTCCCCAAGGGAAGGGTTAGCACCAGTGATTGTTATTTCCCACGGACTGGGTTCAGAACGGAAGACATTTGAGTACTTAGCCCGTCACCTGGCATCCTATGGATTTGCTGTGGCTGTACCGGAACATCCAGGCAGTAATGCAGATCAAATACAGGCTTTGTTAACTGGTCTTGCCAAAGAGGCAGCTCCACCATCAGAATTTATTAACCGTCCTGTGGATATTAAGTTGTTACTGGATGAACTAGAAAGTTCCTTTAAAGGGCAGTTAAATTTGCAACAGGTGGGAGTATTGGGTCAATCCTTTGGGGGTTACACATCCTTAGCTCTTGCTGGAGCTGAGATCAATTTTGAGCAATTGCAAAAGGATTGCGCTCCCTTAAATGAGGATACCTTGAATATATCCCTACTACTTCAGTGTCGTGCCTTTGACTTGCCACCACAGGACTATCAGTTATCCGATCAACGGATTAAAGGTGCGATCGCAATTAATCCAATTATTAGCACAGTCTTAGGAAAATCCCAACTTAGCGAAATTGAAGTGCCGCTGATGGTAGTCGCTGGTAGTGATGATACCATAGCGCCAGCTTTACCAGAACAGATTCAACCCTTTACTTGGCTGACAACTCTACAGAAGTATCTAGTATTGCTTAGGAGAGGAACCCACTTTTCCACCCTCGCCCCATCACCCGATGATGTCCCCTTACCTGAGGCAGTGGTTGGTCCTGACCCAACTATTGCTCAGGAGTATATGAAGGCATTGAGTTTAGCATTTTTTCAAACCTATATTGCTGGTAAATCAGAGTACCAAGCTTATCTGAGTCCTGCCTATGCTCAATCCCTTAGTCAAGAGCTGATGCCCTTGAGTTTGCTGACAATTCTTGAGCCTTTGGTACGGCAGAAAGCAGGGTTTTGA
- the argF gene encoding ornithine carbamoyltransferase, with protein sequence MNTLKGRDFLGLADLSASQIQELLDKATKLKNAQWNPRCNKVLGLLFYKASTRTRVSFSVAMYQLGGQVIDLNPNVTQVGRGEPVVDTARVLDRYLDILAIRTFEQKQLEIFAEYAKIPIINALTDWEHPCQILADLLTIQECFGTLAGLTLTYVGDGNNVAHSLMLGCALMGINVRVATPPAYQPDSAICELALKTAGSRTEVMITDDPVAAAKESQVIYTDVWASMGQEASAEERIPIFKPYQVNQQLLDHADPSAIVLHCLPAHRGEEITDQVIEGSRSRVWDQAENRLHAQKALLVSLLGVD encoded by the coding sequence ATGAATACGTTAAAAGGACGCGATTTTCTAGGCTTAGCAGACCTCAGTGCTAGTCAAATTCAGGAACTATTGGATAAAGCCACTAAGTTAAAAAACGCTCAGTGGAATCCTAGGTGCAATAAGGTTTTGGGATTATTGTTTTATAAGGCTTCCACACGAACACGGGTCAGTTTTTCCGTAGCTATGTACCAACTAGGGGGTCAGGTGATTGACTTAAATCCCAATGTCACCCAAGTTGGTCGTGGAGAACCGGTAGTAGATACAGCCCGAGTGTTAGATCGGTACTTGGATATTCTAGCAATTCGTACCTTTGAGCAAAAACAGTTGGAAATCTTTGCCGAATATGCCAAGATTCCAATTATTAATGCTTTGACTGATTGGGAGCATCCCTGTCAGATTTTAGCCGATTTGTTAACTATTCAGGAATGCTTTGGAACACTGGCTGGTTTGACATTGACTTATGTTGGGGACGGTAATAATGTCGCTCATTCACTAATGTTGGGCTGCGCTCTAATGGGAATAAATGTCAGAGTCGCCACACCACCAGCTTATCAACCTGATAGTGCCATTTGTGAGCTTGCCCTGAAAACCGCAGGTAGCCGCACAGAAGTAATGATTACCGATGACCCAGTAGCTGCGGCCAAGGAATCTCAAGTAATTTATACTGATGTTTGGGCAAGTATGGGTCAGGAAGCCTCAGCTGAGGAGCGAATTCCAATTTTTAAGCCTTATCAAGTTAATCAACAGTTGTTAGACCATGCCGACCCATCAGCAATCGTACTCCACTGTTTACCCGCTCACCGGGGGGAAGAAATTACAGACCAGGTAATCGAAGGCTCGCGATCGCGTGTTTGGGACCAGGCCGAAAACCGTTTACATGCCCAAAAAGCCTTACTGGTCAGTCTTTTAGGGGTTGATTGA
- the lexA gene encoding transcriptional repressor LexA, with protein MENLTSAQQELYDWLVNYIRVSHHAPSIRQMMRAMNLRSPAPIQSRLEHLRSKGYIDWTEGKARTIRLLRHSNLGVPVLGAIAAGGLVEPFTDTVEELNISGFFHQPGNFALRVTGDSMIEDLIAEGDVVIMRPVPDPDDIKNGLIVAARVDGHGTTLKRFYRKGKKVTLKPSNAKYHPIEVMAKHVQVQGVLVGVWRGYEQNLTAAAIH; from the coding sequence ATGGAAAACCTCACATCTGCTCAACAAGAACTCTACGATTGGCTGGTTAATTATATTCGGGTGTCACACCATGCCCCTTCGATCCGGCAAATGATGAGAGCAATGAATTTGCGCTCACCAGCACCGATTCAGAGTAGGCTGGAACATTTGCGTAGTAAGGGATATATTGATTGGACGGAAGGAAAAGCCCGGACGATTAGGCTGCTGCGGCATTCTAATTTGGGAGTTCCTGTATTAGGCGCGATCGCAGCCGGGGGTTTAGTGGAACCTTTCACCGACACAGTTGAGGAGTTGAATATATCTGGCTTCTTCCACCAACCAGGTAACTTTGCTCTGCGGGTTACTGGAGACAGCATGATCGAAGACTTAATTGCAGAAGGGGATGTGGTGATTATGCGACCAGTGCCTGATCCCGATGACATCAAGAATGGTCTAATTGTAGCGGCACGGGTGGATGGACATGGTACTACCTTGAAACGTTTCTATCGTAAGGGTAAGAAAGTTACTCTTAAACCCTCTAATGCTAAGTACCACCCCATAGAAGTGATGGCAAAACATGTCCAGGTTCAAGGAGTATTAGTTGGTGTCTGGCGGGGATATGAGCAGAATTTAACAGCTGCAGCGATACATTAG
- a CDS encoding PEP-CTERM sorting domain-containing protein (PEP-CTERM proteins occur, often in large numbers, in the proteomes of bacteria that also encode an exosortase, a predicted intramembrane cysteine proteinase. The presence of a PEP-CTERM domain at a protein's C-terminus predicts cleavage within the sorting domain, followed by covalent anchoring to some some component of the (usually Gram-negative) cell surface. Many PEP-CTERM proteins exhibit an unusual sequence composition that includes large numbers of potential glycosylation sites. Expression of one such protein has been shown restore the ability of a bacterium to form floc, a type of biofilm.): MANSPLITKSSMAMTIAGSIVKKSGFLLGATSMMLLSLGTASAQAFTLSNGSLEVTIREDNGAIDTVLFDKMSIFPSDFFNPGNPVSNFGFMNGTNTSTFVRNTTSGTTEQAVSVNSSSDYVSVTGTYTLGGANVDFTRTYSLVPDLNVLSISTEFINNGSEVALRYFDTLDPDQGVAQGNGTGTFNDVLSLSTDAGLGKVGQATETDGLTVVLGSVDPDVTVASGNPFQILDGLSLNNFFNAPFDGNGAFADQGTHIGLELLLAAGDNGSFKYHQAYGPSITQAQEEFILANSIDVPEPASVLGLLAVSAIGAGSTLKRKEAMKG, translated from the coding sequence ATGGCTAATTCCCCTCTCATCACCAAGTCATCAATGGCTATGACAATCGCCGGTTCTATTGTTAAGAAGTCAGGCTTTTTACTGGGTGCTACAAGCATGATGTTGCTGTCCCTAGGAACTGCCTCAGCCCAAGCTTTTACTCTTAGCAATGGTTCCCTAGAAGTCACAATTCGAGAAGACAACGGTGCTATTGATACTGTCTTATTTGACAAGATGTCAATCTTTCCTAGTGATTTTTTTAACCCAGGAAATCCTGTCTCCAACTTTGGTTTTATGAACGGGACAAACACATCTACTTTTGTCAGAAACACCACATCAGGTACCACCGAACAAGCAGTAAGTGTTAATAGCAGCAGTGACTATGTGTCCGTGACAGGAACATACACTCTAGGGGGTGCTAATGTCGATTTTACCCGCACCTATTCCCTGGTTCCGGATTTGAACGTGTTGAGCATCTCAACTGAATTTATTAACAATGGCTCAGAGGTAGCGCTGCGTTATTTTGACACGCTTGATCCAGACCAGGGTGTTGCTCAAGGAAACGGCACCGGCACTTTCAATGATGTGTTGTCACTCTCAACCGATGCTGGATTGGGAAAAGTCGGTCAAGCCACAGAAACAGATGGTCTTACGGTAGTCTTGGGGTCAGTAGACCCTGATGTAACTGTTGCTTCTGGTAATCCTTTTCAGATATTGGATGGTTTGAGTTTAAACAATTTCTTTAATGCTCCATTTGATGGTAATGGCGCTTTTGCAGACCAGGGAACACATATTGGTCTTGAATTACTTCTTGCTGCTGGAGATAATGGTTCTTTTAAATACCATCAAGCTTATGGACCATCAATAACGCAGGCTCAGGAGGAGTTCATCCTGGCAAATTCCATTGATGTCCCTGAACCGGCTTCGGTTTTAGGTCTACTAGCAGTAAGTGCAATCGGTGCTGGTTCAACACTAAAGCGCAAAGAGGCCATGAAAGGGTAG
- a CDS encoding AAA-like domain-containing protein, translated as MHIDEAIELLQSLVFAKTDQHLDKVQIDVLQGVWENYTYDQIAETYCFSSAHVKTVGAKLWHLLSKVLGTKVNKKNVQVVLKRIAKDSQPESNRRISSSPILELPGGQVPLDSPFYVERAPIEACSYDAILQPGALIRIYAPRQMGKTSLMARILDQARWQGNTTVTLNFKLANREVFTSLDKLLQWFCASVGKSLGLSNQLADYWDEVLGSKSNTTDYFENYLLAEAEVDSPLVLGLDEVDMLFQYPEIASEFFSLLRTWYEKAKYGDSRSYIWQNLRLVVVYATEDDAWLNLHESFNVGLPIALPEFNQEQVQDLARCYGLNWDADQVAQLMSVVGGYPYLVRTALHQIYSQDLTLEQFLPKSATQETVYGEHMGGQFLNRQENRQLYTVFAQQTRYIKSA; from the coding sequence ATGCATATTGACGAAGCGATCGAACTTTTGCAATCCTTGGTGTTTGCGAAAACTGACCAGCATTTGGATAAAGTCCAAATTGATGTATTGCAGGGAGTTTGGGAAAATTACACTTATGATCAGATTGCGGAAACTTACTGTTTTTCTAGTGCCCATGTCAAGACAGTTGGTGCCAAATTATGGCACTTGCTCTCTAAGGTATTGGGGACAAAGGTCAACAAAAAAAACGTTCAGGTCGTTCTCAAACGTATCGCAAAAGATTCGCAACCGGAGAGCAACCGTAGAATCTCAAGCTCCCCAATCCTGGAATTACCCGGAGGTCAAGTTCCTCTAGATTCCCCTTTTTATGTAGAGCGTGCCCCCATCGAAGCATGCTCATATGATGCTATTTTGCAACCCGGAGCCTTGATTCGGATTTATGCTCCCAGGCAAATGGGCAAAACCTCCCTGATGGCCAGGATTCTAGACCAGGCACGATGGCAGGGAAATACCACAGTCACTCTCAACTTTAAACTAGCTAATCGAGAGGTCTTCACTAGCCTGGATAAATTATTACAGTGGTTCTGTGCCAGCGTTGGGAAAAGTCTGGGGTTGTCGAATCAGTTGGCGGATTATTGGGATGAGGTTCTGGGCAGCAAATCTAACACCACCGACTACTTTGAAAACTATCTGTTGGCTGAAGCTGAAGTTGATAGTCCACTGGTACTGGGCTTAGATGAGGTGGATATGCTGTTTCAATACCCGGAAATCGCCTCAGAGTTTTTTAGTTTGCTGCGCACCTGGTATGAGAAAGCTAAGTATGGAGATAGTAGGAGCTATATTTGGCAAAACCTTAGGTTAGTGGTTGTCTATGCCACAGAAGATGATGCTTGGCTCAATCTCCATGAATCCTTTAATGTGGGGCTGCCCATTGCTTTACCTGAGTTTAATCAGGAACAAGTACAGGATTTGGCACGGTGTTATGGACTGAATTGGGATGCTGATCAAGTGGCACAGCTGATGTCTGTAGTCGGTGGCTATCCCTATCTGGTGCGCACAGCACTACACCAGATTTATTCTCAAGATCTCACTCTAGAGCAGTTTTTGCCTAAGTCTGCTACTCAAGAGACAGTTTATGGGGAACATATGGGTGGGCAATTCTTGAACCGTCAAGAGAATCGACAACTCTATACAGTCTTTGCCCAACAGACACGTTATATCAAGTCCGCTTGA